A stretch of Oncorhynchus mykiss isolate Arlee chromosome 12, USDA_OmykA_1.1, whole genome shotgun sequence DNA encodes these proteins:
- the LOC110537822 gene encoding thymosin beta-11-like, with translation MSDKPNMREISSFDKTKLKKTETRVKNPLPTKETIDQERKREPSP, from the exons ATGTCTGACAAACCCAATATGAGAGAAATCTCCAGCTTTGACAAGACTAAGCTGAAGAAGACGGAGACCAGAGTGAAGAACCCATTGCCAACCAAAGAAA CAATCGACCAAGAGAGGAAACGAGAGCCATCGCCTTGA